From Patescibacteria group bacterium, one genomic window encodes:
- a CDS encoding DEAD/DEAH box helicase family protein: MQKEAKARIKINELLQNAGWRFFDDEKGKANIVLENNVKITRRAIDKFGNDFEKIKKGFIDFLLLDEKSFPFVVLEAKSEDKDPLDGKEQARRYAQSQNARFIILSNGNLHYFWDLERGNPIVIITFPAYESLKHLESFKPSFSTLSEEKVESNYIVQTQNQNYQKDPRWIDEEQRADYIKDEDLKFLRPYQLASIYALQNSAKKGNDRYLFEMATGTGKTLVSAGVIKLFLKTGNAKRILFLVDRLELEDQAYKNFKRILHNDFISVIYKENRDDWRKAEIVVSTVQSLSFNNKYKKLFSPTDFDLIISDEAHRSIGGNSRAVFEYFVGYKLGLTATPKDYLKNIDPQKISEKDPRAWERRQLLDTYTTFGCPSGEPTFRYSLLDGVKGGYLVNPVVADARTEITTELLSEKGYSLMVENEEGIEEEQTFFQKDFERKFFSEKTNQIFCKTFLENALKDPISGEIGKTIIFCVSQKHASKITQTLNQFADQLWPGKYNSDFAVQITSNIPDAQQFTINYSNNNLNGQTKWLVGYKSSKTRVCVTVGMMTTGYDCQDIMNLCLMRPIFSPTDFIQIKGRGIRKYTFSYKDIDNEKIKTEKETFKLFDFFANCEYFEEKYNYDQVLKLPIKVGTGPGGDGPIDIDEVSIFNPDPLKTFSEKAVGLAGMKVDWKFFEKFEHVVKNDPIVKQKYEQGDVKGAEEYVKTEIFEKPEDYFNMEKLRKAIKADRRITLKEFIERIFGGIAKFKSKDELLEEEFEKFVAIYKPDNKFALLIKNYLKAYITDSEIRDIVETKEYSRFATNPKVTMKDFRDLNGWREVVPEYVKDYVSLNAFM; this comes from the coding sequence TTACTCCAAAATGCCGGTTGGAGATTTTTTGATGACGAAAAGGGCAAAGCAAACATTGTTTTAGAAAATAATGTCAAAATCACAAGGCGAGCCATAGATAAATTTGGTAATGATTTTGAAAAAATTAAAAAAGGATTTATCGATTTTTTATTGCTTGATGAAAAAAGTTTTCCTTTTGTAGTTTTAGAAGCAAAATCGGAAGATAAAGACCCTCTCGACGGCAAAGAGCAAGCCCGTCGTTATGCTCAATCTCAAAACGCCCGCTTTATTATTCTTTCAAATGGGAACCTGCACTATTTCTGGGATTTGGAGCGAGGTAATCCGATAGTTATTATAACCTTCCCAGCTTATGAATCCTTAAAACATTTAGAATCTTTCAAGCCAAGTTTTTCTACTCTTTCAGAGGAAAAAGTTGAAAGTAATTATATTGTTCAAACCCAAAATCAAAATTACCAAAAAGACCCTCGCTGGATTGATGAAGAACAAAGAGCGGATTATATTAAAGATGAAGATTTAAAGTTTTTGCGTCCTTATCAACTTGCTTCAATTTACGCTTTGCAGAATTCAGCCAAGAAAGGAAACGACCGTTATCTTTTTGAAATGGCAACCGGAACGGGCAAAACCCTTGTTTCCGCAGGCGTGATTAAACTTTTCTTAAAAACCGGAAACGCCAAAAGAATTTTGTTTTTAGTCGATAGATTGGAACTGGAAGATCAGGCGTACAAAAATTTCAAAAGAATCCTTCATAATGATTTCATTAGTGTAATTTACAAAGAAAATCGCGATGACTGGCGAAAGGCGGAAATTGTTGTTTCCACTGTCCAGAGCTTATCTTTTAATAATAAATACAAAAAACTTTTTTCGCCGACTGATTTTGATTTAATAATTTCCGATGAAGCCCATCGCTCAATCGGTGGAAATAGCCGCGCTGTCTTTGAGTATTTTGTCGGCTACAAATTAGGACTTACCGCAACTCCGAAAGATTATCTCAAAAACATTGATCCGCAGAAAATAAGCGAAAAAGACCCGCGAGCGTGGGAACGCCGCCAGCTTTTGGATACCTACACAACTTTTGGCTGTCCTTCGGGCGAACCAACCTTTCGTTATAGTTTGCTGGACGGTGTAAAAGGCGGCTACCTTGTTAATCCGGTTGTCGCGGACGCGAGAACGGAAATCACCACCGAACTTTTATCCGAAAAAGGTTATTCTTTAATGGTTGAAAACGAGGAAGGAATAGAAGAAGAACAAACCTTTTTCCAGAAAGATTTTGAGCGAAAGTTTTTCTCGGAAAAGACAAATCAAATTTTTTGTAAAACATTTTTGGAAAACGCGCTCAAAGACCCGATTAGCGGCGAAATTGGTAAAACCATTATTTTTTGCGTCAGCCAAAAACACGCTTCAAAAATTACTCAAACTCTAAACCAATTCGCCGACCAGCTTTGGCCTGGCAAATATAATTCCGATTTTGCCGTGCAGATTACTTCAAATATTCCAGACGCCCAGCAATTCACTATCAATTATTCAAATAATAACCTGAACGGGCAAACAAAGTGGTTGGTTGGCTATAAATCCAGTAAAACCAGAGTTTGCGTAACTGTTGGTATGATGACTACTGGTTATGATTGCCAAGATATTATGAACCTTTGCTTAATGCGTCCGATTTTTTCGCCAACAGATTTTATTCAAATTAAAGGGCGAGGAATAAGAAAATACACTTTTAGCTATAAAGATATTGACAACGAAAAAATCAAGACAGAAAAAGAAACTTTCAAACTTTTTGATTTTTTTGCTAACTGCGAATACTTTGAGGAAAAATATAATTACGACCAAGTTTTGAAATTGCCGATAAAGGTTGGCACTGGCCCTGGCGGAGATGGCCCGATAGATATTGACGAGGTGAGTATCTTTAATCCCGACCCTCTAAAAACTTTTTCGGAAAAAGCTGTCGGTCTTGCCGGTATGAAGGTCGACTGGAAATTCTTTGAAAAGTTTGAGCATGTTGTCAAAAACGACCCCATTGTAAAACAAAAATATGAGCAGGGTGACGTTAAAGGAGCCGAAGAATATGTTAAAACAGAGATTTTTGAAAAGCCCGAGGATTATTTCAATATGGAGAAATTACGAAAAGCTATTAAGGCCGACCGACGTATAACGCTCAAAGAATTTATTGAAAGAATCTTTGGCGGCATAGCAAAATTTAAATCAAAAGACGAACTTTTGGAAGAAGAATTTGAAAAATTTGTCGCGATTTATAAACCCGACAATAAATTCGCCTTGCTTATCAAAAATTATCTTAAGGCGTATATAACTGACTCCGAAATCCGCGATATTGTGGAAACAAAAGAATACAGCCGTTTTGCCACTAACCCAAAAGTCACGATGAAAGATTTTCGCGACTTGAACGGCTGGCGCGAAGTCGTGCCGGAATATGTCAAAGATTATGTTTCTCTTAATGCATTTATGTAA